GGTATCTAAAAAAGGGTAACTTTAAATTGGGAAATAGGATTGCTATAGCATCATCAAAAATTAACCAAGTGTATCTGACCAGATGAGCAAAACTTGTAGTAACTGTAGCCATCTGAAATGATTCGTAAATATTGCCTTTTGGTCGTAAAAGGTTAAATGCGGCACTGCATATTTATTTGCTTAGTTAATAGCTAAAATACGATTGAATTCGTAGTGAGCGGTTTACCGCTCATAGCTTCGCTTTTAAGGGCTGAGAGCCGCTTACTACATTAAATCCGCTTTTTGACTAATCCAAGTAGGTCTTTTACTTCAATCACCACAATCAAACGGACAATATACCATGTCAAGGGTGAATGAAAATTCAAGGTCAAGCGAACAACCACTTGATCAACCTAAGATTTGGTGGGGTATCGCTGTAGCCCTACCAGTAGTCATCGCTTCCGGGGTACTAGCTACAGCCAGAATTGAGCAGTTAAAAAAACTCAGCAGCACAGTACCAGTAGCACCAGTTCCTACTAGTATCAGTGCTGTGGGACGCTTAGAACCGCGAGGAGAAGTAGTTAAATTATCTGCTCCAACCGCAGGAGTGCAAGCTTCTTCACGAGTTGAGCAAATTTTGGTGAAAGAAGGAGAGCGAGTCAGGAAAGGTCAAATAGTGGCGATTTTGGATAACCACGACAGCCAAACAGCAGCAGTGGAAGAAGCCAAAGCAAAACTGCAAGAATCCCGCGCTAATTTAGCCCAAGTAAGAGCCGGTTCACCAAGAGACATTCAAGCTCAAAAAGCGGTAATTGCTCGCTTACAGGCTCAATTAAGAGGTGAAAGCGAAGCTCAACAAGCAACGATCGCTCGCATTGCTGCTCAGTTAAGTGGAGAAAAAATCGCCCAACAAGCAACGGTTAATCGTCTAGAAGCGGAGCTACAAGGACAACGAGATACTTTAAGAGCCACCGTTTCTCGCGTCCAAGCAGAAGCTAACAACGCTCAAGTCGATGCTCAACGGTATGAAACATTATACAAAGAAGGTGCAATTTCTCAGCAGGAATGGGACAAAAGACGCTTGAGTGCAGTAACTTCTTCTCAGCAAGTTGCTGAAAGCCAAGCTAATTTAAGGCAAGCAAAAGCAACTTTACAACAACAACTTGCCGAAGCTAGAGCAAACCA
Above is a genomic segment from Tolypothrix sp. NIES-4075 containing:
- a CDS encoding HlyD family efflux transporter periplasmic adaptor subunit — protein: MSRVNENSRSSEQPLDQPKIWWGIAVALPVVIASGVLATARIEQLKKLSSTVPVAPVPTSISAVGRLEPRGEVVKLSAPTAGVQASSRVEQILVKEGERVRKGQIVAILDNHDSQTAAVEEAKAKLQESRANLAQVRAGSPRDIQAQKAVIARLQAQLRGESEAQQATIARIAAQLSGEKIAQQATVNRLEAELQGQRDTLRATVSRVQAEANNAQVDAQRYETLYKEGAISQQEWDKRRLSAVTSSQQVAESQANLRQAKATLQQQLAEARANQVQSQATLQQQLIEAKVNRDKTLATLQRQIDEERAKFNRLLEVRPTDALIAQAQVSNAIANVRKAQADLKLSYVAAPIPGEIIKIHTKAGENMSVDGIAEIGRTDQMIAIAEVPEDSIGKVRLGQKATIASDNGAFNGELQGTVVEVGRKIGKKDVLNTDPAADVDARVVEVKIALPLEASQKVGGLTNAKVVVEINI